The Alteromonas mediterranea DE genome contains the following window.
GGTGGTGTCTATCACCCATGGTGATAGCGTTTTCGTTAGATGGGTTAACCGCAAACGACCCACGCATATAGTAGACAAACGTTTTTATAATATTGATCGTTTAACGTTATTACCGGGCAGCGAAAGCGTACTTCTTCAAGTTGACCAAACGCTCTACCTTAACAGGTTACGAGATGAAGGTGTGGCGCTACTTCCCGTGGTGGGCAATGTTTCCGCCTCTTTAGATGAAAAAATAGTGTTCCCCCTTGCTAAAGATCGCACGTTCTTTTTGATGAATAGCAAAACGGAAACATTAACGCGTTGGGTCTTAAGCAAAACGGATAAAGGCCTTTCCTTCGAGCAAACCTATCAAATTCCCTTACGCAATGAAAAAGTAAAAGATGTCGCTGAACATGCGAGTATGAATTTAGTGGCAGTACTGACGAGTAACGCTAGGGTACTGTTAGTCAATCGCGTATCAGGGGATGTGGTGTCTTCTCAAAAGATAGACGACTCAGCTGAACAGATTATTTGGTACGGAAACAAGCTGTATGGTTTTTCTGATAGCACATTGTCGGTGTGGGAAGGACAGCATTTAAGCGGTATCACGACATGGTCTTCCCTTTTCGACCCCCAACACTATGAAGGCTATGAAACCGAAGAAACTGTTTGGCAAACAACCAGCGCATCTGATTTTCAAGAAGCTAAGTTTAGTTTAACCCCGCTTTTAATTGGCAGTATAAAAGCGTCTTTGTTGGCATTGCTTATTGCCATTCCCGTTGCCATTGGCGCTGCTATTTACACCGCTTTTTTTGCTAAAAGCCGCATGCGGAATATCGTTAAGCCTGCCATAGAATTACTTGAAGCGATACCTAGCGTACTTATTGGTTTTATAGCCGCTATTTGGCTTTCGCCTAAAGCTGAGCAATTTCTTTTCTCCTTTGCTTTTTTTCTTATAGTTATCCCCTTTGTGTTAATTGCTGTAGCGGTAGTGCAGCGCCCCGTTGCCGAATACCTACCTAAGCACCTAAGGCATGGGGCGGAGCTTATTTTCGCAATAGGCGGCGTATTTTTGTTGGGATTTATAAGCGTAGAGTTTGCGCCATCCATCGTCTTGTCATTGATGGGAGTAGAGGGCTTCACCTTATTAGCGGCAGAGTCTGATAGCCCTATTGGTAAAACAACCATTGTGGTTGCATTGGCGTTAGGCGTAGCTATTTCTCCCAGTATTT
Protein-coding sequences here:
- a CDS encoding ABC transporter permease subunit — its product is MTFDSNSSNKKRQRNDKLSRYVVTGFGGLVLLTLVILITHLISQALPLTYIPSLKHLNTFTTSKSEALVSAGDIVNGQPLLVRNSDCRLGLKLLQDNTLVSNHEYIRPCEHVLSADSVMGENYIVDISPNALVRVLPVRSFNVSNNNLADMAAPPQTAQSVLTNNITFSLPKEVWKERESWDMALSSKWAVVSITHGDSVFVRWVNRKRPTHIVDKRFYNIDRLTLLPGSESVLLQVDQTLYLNRLRDEGVALLPVVGNVSASLDEKIVFPLAKDRTFFLMNSKTETLTRWVLSKTDKGLSFEQTYQIPLRNEKVKDVAEHASMNLVAVLTSNARVLLVNRVSGDVVSSQKIDDSAEQIIWYGNKLYGFSDSTLSVWEGQHLSGITTWSSLFDPQHYEGYETEETVWQTTSASDFQEAKFSLTPLLIGSIKASLLALLIAIPVAIGAAIYTAFFAKSRMRNIVKPAIELLEAIPSVLIGFIAAIWLSPKAEQFLFSFAFFLIVIPFVLIAVAVVQRPVAEYLPKHLRHGAELIFAIGGVFLLGFISVEFAPSIVLSLMGVEGFTLLAAESDSPIGKTTIVVALALGVAISPSIYSLAEDAINGVPTDLKHASFALGATRLQTLLHIVLHVALPGIVAAIMLGFGRAFGETMIVLMVTGNTPISSWGLIEGLRALTANLAIELPEADVSSAHYQILFFTACILFLFTFLVNTVAELIRQRIRGRAYYG